A section of the Ornithinimicrobium sufpigmenti genome encodes:
- a CDS encoding ferrochelatase: protein MSQPTTDPVEPDPSDSRGSAASDPGAAPADGPMEAVRAADDEVIAELEESLQEGGRNDLYPYQAIVLTSFGGPEGPEEVMPFLRRVTAGRGIPDERLADVAEHYQHFGGKSPINDQNRALIEELRAELDRRGLPVPVLFGNRNSEPFLTDTLRQAHEEGMTQVLSITTSAYSCYSSCRQYREDIAASLDTLVGEGRTLHVDKVRQYWNHPGFSRANARIVTEGARQVLDGGATPHLVFVTHSLPVAMDDTSGPGDGEGNLYARQHHQLAAAVAEEASATLGTTLEWDLTYCSRSGPPSQPWLVPDVNDHLRELSARGVEHVVLAPIGFVSDHMEVVFDLDTEAMETAEELGMRLLRVPTVGTDTEFVMGLVDLAVERAAEARGEDVERPTWPGSEPRPSICEPGCCPNLRQARPAACGSD, encoded by the coding sequence ATGAGCCAGCCCACCACCGACCCCGTCGAGCCGGACCCGTCCGACTCGCGCGGGTCCGCCGCCAGCGACCCCGGCGCAGCCCCGGCGGACGGCCCCATGGAGGCGGTGCGGGCCGCGGACGACGAGGTCATCGCGGAGCTGGAGGAGTCGCTGCAGGAGGGCGGACGCAACGACCTCTACCCCTACCAGGCGATCGTCCTGACCAGCTTCGGTGGCCCGGAGGGCCCCGAGGAGGTGATGCCCTTCCTGCGTCGGGTCACCGCCGGCCGGGGCATCCCCGACGAGCGCCTGGCCGACGTCGCCGAGCACTACCAGCACTTCGGCGGCAAGAGCCCGATCAACGACCAGAACCGCGCCCTGATCGAGGAGCTGCGCGCCGAGCTGGACCGTCGCGGGCTGCCGGTCCCGGTGCTCTTCGGCAACCGCAACTCCGAGCCCTTCCTCACCGACACCCTGCGCCAGGCCCACGAGGAGGGGATGACGCAGGTGCTCTCGATCACCACCAGCGCCTACTCCTGCTACTCCTCCTGCCGGCAGTACCGCGAGGACATCGCCGCCTCCCTGGACACGCTGGTCGGCGAAGGTCGCACCCTGCACGTGGACAAGGTCCGGCAGTACTGGAACCACCCCGGCTTCTCCCGCGCCAACGCCCGGATCGTGACCGAGGGCGCCCGGCAGGTCCTCGACGGGGGCGCCACGCCACACCTCGTCTTCGTGACGCACTCCCTGCCCGTGGCCATGGACGACACCTCCGGCCCCGGGGACGGCGAGGGCAACCTGTACGCCCGGCAGCACCACCAGCTGGCCGCGGCGGTCGCGGAGGAGGCCTCCGCCACCCTCGGCACCACGCTGGAGTGGGACCTCACCTACTGCTCCCGCTCCGGCCCGCCGAGCCAGCCGTGGCTGGTCCCGGACGTCAACGACCACCTGCGCGAGCTGTCCGCCCGTGGGGTGGAGCACGTGGTGCTCGCCCCGATCGGGTTCGTGTCCGACCACATGGAGGTCGTCTTCGACCTGGACACCGAGGCGATGGAGACGGCCGAGGAGCTGGGTATGCGGCTGCTGCGGGTCCCGACCGTCGGCACCGACACGGAGTTCGTCATGGGCCTGGTCGACCTGGCTGTCGAGCGCGCCGCGGAGGCCCGGGGCGAGGACGTCGAGCGGCCGACCTGGCCGGGCTCGGAGCCGCGTCCCAGCATCTGCGAGCCGGGCTGCTGCCCCAACCTGCGCCAGGCGCGACCCGCGGCCTGCGGCTCCGACTGA
- a CDS encoding inositol monophosphatase family protein yields MPAPDPGTVPEEERAELEELAVQLALEAGVLIRDERPGRLGVDRVKSSELDVVTVMDTRSEQLLRARIAAARPDDAILGEEEGLSTGTSGLSWVLDPIDGTVNYLYDLPAYAVSVAVVVGDPMVPGAWAPVAGAVINPRTDEVFHARVGGGAYLLTVEDSVPIHVSQVGHLGGALLATGFAYDRAVRRGQAEVVAALLPHVRDIRRMGAAALDLCHVAAGRVDGYWEQGVRAWDVAAGMLVVTEAGGVVSGASAGSPPSSDLTVAAGPTLHPVLLGALDGSALG; encoded by the coding sequence ATGCCGGCCCCCGACCCGGGCACCGTCCCCGAGGAGGAACGGGCCGAGCTGGAGGAGCTGGCCGTGCAGCTCGCGCTCGAGGCCGGCGTGCTCATCCGCGACGAACGGCCCGGTCGGCTCGGCGTGGACCGGGTGAAGTCCAGCGAGCTCGACGTCGTCACGGTCATGGACACCCGCTCCGAGCAGCTGCTGCGCGCCCGCATCGCCGCCGCCCGGCCCGACGACGCGATCCTGGGCGAGGAGGAGGGGCTCTCGACGGGCACGTCGGGGCTGTCCTGGGTCCTCGACCCCATCGACGGCACCGTCAACTACCTCTACGACCTGCCCGCGTATGCCGTGTCGGTCGCCGTCGTGGTCGGCGACCCGATGGTCCCCGGCGCGTGGGCGCCGGTCGCCGGTGCGGTGATCAACCCCCGGACCGACGAGGTCTTCCACGCGCGGGTCGGTGGCGGGGCGTACCTGCTCACCGTCGAGGACTCCGTGCCGATCCACGTCAGCCAGGTGGGGCACCTGGGTGGCGCGCTGCTGGCCACCGGGTTCGCCTACGACCGGGCGGTGCGTCGGGGCCAGGCGGAGGTCGTCGCCGCCCTGCTGCCGCACGTGCGCGACATCCGGCGCATGGGCGCGGCGGCGCTGGACCTCTGCCACGTGGCCGCCGGCCGGGTGGACGGCTACTGGGAGCAGGGTGTGCGGGCCTGGGACGTGGCCGCCGGGATGCTGGTGGTGACCGAGGCCGGCGGCGTGGTCAGCGGGGCCTCCGCAGGCTCCCCACCCTCCTCGGACCTGACCGTGGCGGCCGGGCCGACTTTGCACCCGGTCCTGCTGGGGGCGCTGGACGGTTCCGCCCTGGGCTGA
- a CDS encoding DUF4193 domain-containing protein: MATDYDAPRKTDDELNEDSIEELKARRNDKASGSVDVDETEQAEGFELPGADLSNEELSVHVLPKQLDEFTCSKCFLVHHRSQLAKEVGGLPVCTECAA; encoded by the coding sequence ATGGCGACCGACTACGACGCCCCGCGCAAGACCGATGACGAGCTCAACGAGGACTCGATCGAAGAGCTGAAGGCACGACGCAACGACAAGGCCTCCGGCAGTGTCGACGTCGACGAGACCGAGCAGGCGGAGGGCTTCGAGCTGCCCGGTGCCGACCTGTCCAACGAGGAGCTCTCGGTCCACGTCCTGCCCAAGCAGCTGGACGAGTTCACCTGCTCCAAGTGCTTCCTGGTCCACCACCGCAGCCAGCTGGCCAAGGAGGTCGGCGGGCTGCCGGTCTGCACCGAGTGCGCAGCCTGA
- the dut gene encoding dUTP diphosphatase, which produces MSTSTTPQALPVALQRLDPDLPVPAQARAGDAGVDLHARQDVRLEPGERTLVPTGVALAIPEGYAGFVHPRSGLAARHGVTVVNAPGTIDAGYRGEILVNLLNTDAHEAVQLARGERIAQLVVQPVLRPVFTEVAELPPSERGGGGHGSTGLTSSTSATRSTASSGAAYPLP; this is translated from the coding sequence GTGAGCACCTCGACGACCCCGCAGGCGCTGCCCGTCGCGCTGCAGCGGTTGGACCCCGACCTCCCCGTGCCGGCCCAGGCCCGCGCCGGTGATGCCGGGGTCGATCTGCATGCACGGCAGGACGTGCGGCTGGAGCCGGGGGAGCGGACCCTGGTCCCCACGGGGGTGGCGCTGGCCATCCCGGAGGGGTATGCCGGGTTCGTGCACCCCCGCTCCGGGCTCGCCGCCCGGCACGGGGTCACCGTCGTGAACGCCCCCGGCACGATCGATGCCGGCTACCGGGGCGAGATCCTCGTCAACCTGCTCAACACCGACGCCCATGAGGCCGTGCAGCTGGCCCGGGGCGAGCGGATCGCCCAGCTGGTGGTCCAGCCCGTGCTGCGGCCGGTGTTCACGGAGGTGGCCGAGCTGCCCCCCTCCGAGCGCGGCGGCGGCGGCCATGGTTCGACGGGGTTGACCAGTTCGACGAGTGCGACTCGTTCGACGGCCTCCTCCGGCGCCGCATACCCCCTGCCCTGA
- a CDS encoding DUF3710 domain-containing protein, whose amino-acid sequence MALFGRRKKKDLSEEDLLTLDGEGADAALRPEPAEGEPGVDRDWVRAEDGPYDVSEWPELDGRLDLGALRVPIARGMQIRLDLEQGTGRVIGVTLTFGASHAQLQAFAAPRSFGLWDELRPEIARGLVDSGGAAEVVKGTMGKELQARMPGRAPDGRVSFQPARFIGVDGPRWFLRIVVNGPAAGDEKQLRAILSVLRRAVVVRGEEPRPPREVLTLTPPKGFEEAMAKEAEARKARLQRERETEVARVAAKTQVLRTANATGVAGIGVGQGVGQGVGQGAGQLSAADTAQAAPADQTADPASAPQGQTEQVPMRDLPTPEPELTDAPKAPTNPDFQ is encoded by the coding sequence GTGGCACTCTTTGGCCGACGCAAGAAGAAGGACCTCTCCGAGGAGGACCTGCTGACCCTCGACGGCGAGGGCGCCGACGCCGCTCTCCGGCCCGAGCCGGCCGAGGGCGAGCCCGGCGTCGACCGCGACTGGGTGCGGGCCGAGGACGGCCCGTACGACGTGAGCGAGTGGCCCGAGCTGGACGGCCGCCTGGACCTGGGTGCCCTGCGGGTGCCGATCGCACGCGGGATGCAGATCCGCCTGGACCTGGAGCAGGGCACGGGCCGGGTCATCGGGGTCACGCTGACCTTCGGCGCCTCCCACGCCCAGCTGCAGGCGTTCGCCGCACCCCGCTCGTTCGGGCTCTGGGACGAGCTGCGGCCGGAGATCGCGCGCGGCCTGGTGGACTCCGGCGGTGCCGCCGAGGTCGTCAAGGGCACCATGGGCAAGGAGCTCCAGGCCCGCATGCCGGGTCGGGCGCCCGACGGCCGGGTGTCGTTCCAGCCGGCGCGGTTCATCGGTGTCGACGGGCCGCGGTGGTTCCTGCGCATCGTCGTCAACGGGCCGGCGGCCGGCGACGAGAAGCAGCTGCGGGCGATCCTGTCCGTGCTGCGCCGGGCCGTCGTCGTCCGCGGCGAGGAGCCGCGTCCGCCGCGCGAGGTGCTCACCCTGACGCCCCCCAAGGGGTTCGAGGAGGCGATGGCCAAGGAGGCCGAGGCCCGCAAGGCACGCCTGCAGCGAGAGCGGGAGACGGAGGTGGCCCGGGTGGCGGCCAAGACCCAGGTGCTGCGCACGGCGAACGCCACCGGCGTGGCCGGGATCGGGGTCGGACAGGGCGTCGGGCAGGGCGTCGGGCAGGGCGCCGGTCAGCTCTCCGCGGCCGACACGGCCCAGGCAGCCCCTGCCGACCAGACCGCCGACCCCGCCTCGGCCCCCCAGGGACAGACCGAACAGGTCCCGATGCGCGACCTGCCCACGCCCGAGCCCGAGCTCACCGACGCGCCCAAGGCGCCGACCAACCCCGACTTCCAGTGA